A stretch of Palaemon carinicauda isolate YSFRI2023 chromosome 34, ASM3689809v2, whole genome shotgun sequence DNA encodes these proteins:
- the LOC137626815 gene encoding NACHT, LRR and PYD domains-containing protein 10-like, translated as MGKSTLVKKITSDWANQRPSIKGLSSFHLLFYAELRDIVNTFDTLLECSLGEVHRSFKDGDLVKAVLGQKTLVILDGYDELNKSSSGLFNHILSLNKLYSQLTVIVTTRPEAEEKLNAHIESRALKAVHLRLVGIKANKREEFVTKYFLSLPKDSSVLQELDNLLKFLKKTENKMSIVWEVTYNLCLLTILWMFKPDVVNRITTEAELYWQIFLLIISKLEERLQRNPSTCDIELSVLQHKISIFLEELSLESLKGLKDDFINLPHSVYQRLTALCLRLGVPIEELAGAFLKKVTSFNNSYYTFPHKGFMEFMGGYNIYKQVTCPDVDRLAIQEWSDELYQTSIPLQIQIKMLASLKSTKTTSVTDFVKELHGGSLPDSLEKYQNLLIQTLSIFHVREVEVPLATKIETLKLLEESGLEDKDSVLKVMHNIKCSDKVARWIAQRFHLIDDNTKITDSSFESYITLLAATDPPLPNRDKIRIFIDLKESISGFDVLTKHLLRHQVYPRVISLHRSLREFTSINAEETESIKSLLSNDCEIYRGIWNPTFQISRNVKDLFVWLPDQVSLDAFCRSLQRTKEIGHLGIHFSVKDISSASHPIPFLKQDPIVIVFVSDVQEEDIEKVGDILRALQPQDARRSFYSIYFPRCSKKRRSPRDFLFPMMNSLKGVRVEDCICFREDERPDDEALVREMDLKAKKFTGCSLGVQWRTDAQMFHNIESALLTRVVMLSSTKKKEKKCNII; from the exons atgggcaagagcactctagtaaaaaagataacatctgattGGGCCAACCAAAGACCCTCCATAAAAGGCCTCAGCTCCTTTCATCtgctcttttatgcagaattaagagATATTGTTAATACATTTGATACGCTTCTTGAATGCTCTTTGGGAGAGGTTCATCGTTCATTCAAGGATGGAGACCTTGTTAAAGCTGTCTTAGGACAAAAAACTCTGGTCATCTTGGATGGCTATGATGAGCTCAATAAGAGTTCATCTGGCCTTttcaaccatattctttctttaaacaaaCTCTACAGCCAATTAACTGTTATTGTTACGACCAGACCTGAAgctgaagagaaactgaatgctcaTATCGAATCCAGAGCTCTGAAAGCTGTTCATCTTCGGCTTGTAGGAATTAAAGccaacaaaagagaagagtttgtaaCCAAATACTTCTTAAGTCTACCCAAAGATTCCTCAGTTTTACAAGAGCTAGATAATCTATTAAAATTCCTTaagaaaactgaaaacaaaatgagcatagtgtgggaagttacctataatctctgtctcctgacaattctttggatgttcaaaccagatgttgtaaacagaatcacaactgaggctgagctctactggcagattttCCTTCTAATCATCTCCAAATTGGAGGAGCGTTTGCAGAGGAACCCATCTACGTGTGACATAGAATTAAGTGTCTTGCAACACAAAATATCTATATTTCTGGAGGAACTCTCTTTGGAATCTCTCAAAGGattgaaagatgattttataaatcttCCCCATTCGGTCTATCAAAGATTGACTGCTCTATGTCTTCGTTTGGGAGTACCAATAGAAGAGCTGGctggagccttcctaaagaaagtcacctccttcaacaactcctattacactttccctcataaggGTTTCATGGAGTTCATGGGAGGTTACAACATCTATAAACAAGTGACCTGCCCAGATGTGGATCGATTGGCAATACAAGAGTGGAGTGATGAATTATATCAAACCAGCATCCCATTACAAATCCAAATTAAAATGCTTGCTTCTCTTAAGTCAACAAAAACTACATCAGTGACAGACTTTGTGAAAGAGCTGCATGGGGGCTCTCTCCCTGACTCTCTAGAGAAGTATCAAAATTTACTTATCCAGACACTAAGCATTTTCCACGTGAGGGAAGTGGAGGTGCCACTGGCAACCAAGATTGAGACCCTGAAACTCCTGGAGGAGTCAGGATTGGAGGACAAAGACTCAGTCTTGAAAGTCATGCACAACATAAAGTGCAGTGACAAGGTTGCACGCTGGATAGCGCAGAGGTTTCACTTGATTGATGACAACACTAAAATCACTGACTCATCATTCGAGTCTTACATCACCCTCCTTGCAGCCACTGATcctcctctcccaaacagagataaaattagaatttttatagACCTCAAAGAAAGTATCTCGGGCTTCGATGTACTAACCAAACATCTCTTGCGACACCAGGTTTACCCAAGAGTAATATCCCTTCATCGCAGCCTTAGAGAATTTACGTCTATTAACGCAGAGGAAACAGAGTCAATCAAAAGTCTACTCAGCAATGA ttgtgagaTTTACAGAGGCATCTGGAACCCAACGTTTCAAATCTCTCGAAATGTGAAGGACCTGTTTGTTTGGCTTCCAGACCAagtcagcctcgacgccttctgtcgatctttACAAAGGACAAAAGAGATCGGACATTTAG GGATTCACTTTAGTGTCAAGGATATCAGCAGCGCCAGTCACCCAATTCCTTTCTTGAAGCAGGATCCAATTGTCATTGTCTTTGTCAGCGATGtccaggaagaagacatcgagaaggttggggacatccttcgggcatTGCAACCACAAGATGCAAGGAG ATCCTTCTATTCAATCTACTTTCCTCGGTGTTCCAAGAAGAGGAGGAGTCCTCGGGATTTCCTCTTCCCAATGAtgaactccttgaagggagtcagggtggaAGACTGCAtctgtttccgagaagatgaacgaccagatgacgaagccttagttagagagatggatcttaaggcaaagaAATTCACCGGATGTAGTTTGGGTGTTcaatg GAGGACTGATGCACAGATGTTCCATAATATCGAGAGTGCACTACTCACACGTGTGGTAATGTTATCGTCAactaaaaagaaagagaagaagtgcAATATCATCTGA